One Erpetoichthys calabaricus chromosome 9, fErpCal1.3, whole genome shotgun sequence genomic region harbors:
- the LOC127529233 gene encoding uncharacterized protein LOC127529233 produces MSCWPCPPGLYCGSAGLTHPSGQCAAGYFCKGGSKTARPEDSKCPKGYYCPLGSASPLLCPDGTSSNVTGLAECLDCPPGFYCLAGQNEQLCPQGHYCPGSTGQDVLPCPPGTFNSEFGCSQLEQCQLCPAGTSFYPSAG; encoded by the exons ATGTCTTGTTGGCCTTGCCCCCCGGGCCTTTATTGTGGCAGTGCTGGTTTGACTCATCCCTCTGGGCAGTGTGCTGCAG gatATTTTTGTAAAGGAGGTTCAAAAACTGCCAGACCAGAGGACAGCAAATGCCCCAAAGGTTACTATTGTCCCCTCGGCTCAGCATCTCCCCTTCTGTGCCCCGATGGCACTTCCTCCAATGTCACAG GTCTAGCTGAGTGTCTTGATTGCCCCCCGGGATTCTACTGCTTGGCAGGACAAAATGAGCAGCTTTGTCCACAAGGCCATTACTGTCCAGGGAGCACCGGCCAAGATGTGCTTCCTTGTCCACCTGGCACTTTCAACTCTGAGTTTGGATGCAGTCAACTGGAGCAGTGCCAGCTGTGCCCCGCAGGTACTTCTTTTTATCCTTCTGCTGGTTAG